A genomic segment from Lineus longissimus chromosome 15, tnLinLong1.2, whole genome shotgun sequence encodes:
- the LOC135499327 gene encoding uncharacterized protein LOC135499327: protein MAIERQKTHIGASSAQGMAQLQESQSMPPTAQSQVTPFVTMPTGHSETTQVPVAFRTPAVVQARKRKKVRPPPKQTSNAIERKNTYIGASSAQGTVPLGETQSMPPTVQSQVSPFVHKNQGDGLHEADKYRDEKRPEAKEGKKSDGIICSDELQPVEELVEDSDADAREVTHYYGDVNDEVSGNVIHANEVMEYHYSCESDADMEKYIEYATSDDEKDELHRTGEVVEEQSNVCPAGESEETGEYGIGEDEASDTMIIKDDDIETSLDEEGVFLFSETSLDEKDVIIMKK from the exons ATGGCTATCGAAAGGCAAAAGACCCATATCGGAGCCAGCTCAGCACAAGGCATGGCTCAATTGCAAGAATCCCAAAGTATGCCTCCCACGGCACAGAGCCAAGTAACCCCGTTTGTTACAATGCCTACAGGTCACAGTGAAACTACTCAGGTCCCCGTGGCGTTTCGCACACCAGCTGTTGTGCAAGCTAGGAAAC GTAAAAAGGTCAGACCACCACCCAAACAGACCAGTAATGCTATCGAAAGGAAAAATACCTATATTGGAGCCAGCTCAGCACAAGGCACGGTTCCATTGGGAGAAACCCAAAGTATGCCTCCCACGGTACAGAGCCAAGTATCCCCGTTTGTTCACAAAAACCAAGGAGATGGGCTACATGAGGCTGATAAGTACAGAGATGAAAAAAGGCCTGAAGCTAAAGAAGGCAAAAAGTCGGACGGAATAATTTGCAGTGATGAGTTACAGCCGGTTGAGGAGTTGGTTGAAGACAGCGATGCAGATGCCAGGGAGGTAACTCATTATTATGGAGATGTAAACGACGAAGTCAGTGGTAATGTAATTCATGCAAATGAGGTCATGGAATATCACTACAGTTGTGAAAGTGATGCTGACATGGAAAAATATATCGAATATGCCACGTCTGATGATGAGAAGGATGAGCTACATCGGACAGGGGAAGTGGTTGAGGAACAAAGCAATGTCTGCCCTGCGGGAGAAAGCGAGGAGACTGGAGAGTATGGTATTGGGGAAGACGAAGCCTCGGACACGATGATTAtcaaagatgatgacattgaaacATCTCTTGACGAGGAAGGTGTTTTTTTATTCAGTGAAACATCTCTTGATGAGAAAGATGTG ATCATAATGAAGAAGTAG